From Woronichinia naegeliana WA131, the proteins below share one genomic window:
- a CDS encoding hemolysin XhlA family protein, translated as MSNPIIVETRLEDVLTKIENRLERIETKLEALPKIEEKLDGREKRVDKLETSQNRQIWVLIVAVIGAIIKFGFFSNP; from the coding sequence ATGAGTAACCCCATTATTGTTGAAACCAGACTTGAAGATGTCCTAACCAAGATTGAAAATCGATTAGAGCGCATTGAAACCAAGCTAGAAGCCTTGCCCAAAATAGAAGAAAAATTAGACGGACGGGAGAAACGGGTAGATAAGCTCGAAACTAGTCAAAACCGACAAATCTGGGTTTTGATTGTTGCGGTCATCGGAGCTATTATCAAATTTGGATTTTTCTCTAATCCCTAA
- a CDS encoding translocation/assembly module TamB domain-containing protein, which produces MLGLVPIDTSEVKNRVLDRPFKRPSWQKSYWLWSLAGIGALTILGGGIYGQYFVQTQIAPLIGQGLGDFLNRPVKLGKLEAVSFNSLRFGASRLEKTPQDPDQVSMAGLEIHFNPLDYLGYRQLSLEAIADSPQIYLEQGKTGEWLLTPCDRLRPDVPFQLKRLQLQKANIILVARNKQGKLKSPVPISLERADIDLRQFQSQQKVYFKLQGQLAQTGQLAIAGLYQPKAHDLNLSVRGSQLTAKAVSDLLPLPLAFTQGYLDSNLDITVRQQRLIKVQGLANLQNVSTELSLFPQPITAIRGPLRFQGTTVFLEQVVGQLGEGGKNQARLIAQAQGSLDLIKGYHLTLNTQPLALAQIPQALKLPAPSVTLEGKITAQLQVTGPLSQPQITAQIQNSDRRPLQIDRLGLETLTANLSLQGSNVIIDHFQTQLLTGGKIQGQGQLLGKRQQGKITFSRFQGTIQAEKLAIQALAHRYGKSLPREIQQLSGQGQITALWPQEKAHLKSDQDALFPHLSFTQARMQIPLAGGEIRGENVSYDQGHWQGHLTLNRLQVAQLPFSLPTFLGQGRLQGDFQVKGYQDQLKTLEAKGEARLLVRASENAVATDGVSKKVVYINQISLQDQQWQAQLQTQDLPIRSWFPQLSLSQAGRLTAQLIVGGHLGSQPLQDDLIVRGQAQIQFPQGQILAQHLKLDQGQWQAALLADQIPLRALPLPQSQALAGMVTGQVQIGGTVKDPIATLVGRGEGKLLFAQGQVRAKQVNFDAHRFEATLVSQALGLNQLNPSLRGNLDGQVKLQGQLQRLQPQLTQVTGNLDFSQGLANLTQPLSTVFAWQGERLALQKIQTKNLSVQGNIQVDLAALNSPQNLTQRVKQVNLSLVAQGLPLTALLAQSPYPLAYGGQVNFTGSLRGNLAQPQLLGKLALENLQLGDLSFDRRLTGQIGKNHQGTHLQLRGDSDRLSLTLDSQNQPTALRLQRQGMTIQGVREQEQLFLMAKQVPLSLLQSLVGLGRPWLARSGQSVFNQNLPALGGNLWGDLTFNFAQQSAQGKVRIEQPRLGNYGGDRLTGNFSYGQGIFSLNSGQLYSQNSRYGLQGRLNLAQNSAFQGEISLDQVSIQDLLTSLQIFRLEDLKRGLNAPVYGRAKDLYGVAVTNPQEALISVGNPQDRANEPFKELENVNNLLRHWQERRCQRHTSCPQQSRLPDLESLQGKLAGKVGVQGTWGGEVALNFQVNGLDWHWGQFQVAEWELQGEWDRGQLSLHPLRLQSGNSLMTLTGKVGGYGQEGELQLENVPLQPFASLIGLPEAVRLGGKLQAAIAIGGSRSNPRAMGKLQVDNATINQSQLQSTTGLFSYQQGRLDFAIDTVLNQKTDPLTLKGSFPYLLPFASTRSDSDRFTVGLRINNDSLKILDLLTNGELVWRGGQGTVQLDAFGRLDPQTQMVQDLQVAGLANLSQAAIAAKIFPQEPLTDINGTITLDLHRLDVKNLTGKLSGGDLAISGFLNLHPSSPLPLSPSPPPSTLSLSLNNLAVKFPDLYEGGLQGTIQVGGDIQQLRIGGDLDLFKGTVLIGGQIPQLSQGQGWANQTQFQNFKLTLGEDIRIQRPLLLDFLASGGVTLNGSISKMEPEGMISLKSGQVNLFASQLRLGGGEENAVYFHRKLDPYLNLHLISAATETSHRLASNDGRNSTNSFSLSTEIDEPFTANRDSLQTVRINANIQGYASQLDQSIQLTSTPSRSRGEIITLLGGSFINDLGQGETSLGLANFASSAVLGTVQGRIGEALGLNQFRIFSTPLINEKERTQANQLGIAAEAGIDLNDDFALSVQKIFNADRPPQWGASYRVNENLRVRGSSNFLDDSRGAIEYNQRF; this is translated from the coding sequence TTGCTAGGGTTGGTTCCTATTGATACAAGTGAGGTCAAAAACAGAGTCCTTGATCGCCCTTTCAAGCGACCTAGCTGGCAAAAAAGCTACTGGCTCTGGAGCTTGGCGGGAATTGGCGCGTTAACAATTCTTGGTGGGGGGATCTATGGACAATATTTTGTTCAAACTCAGATTGCGCCCTTAATTGGCCAAGGACTAGGGGATTTTCTCAACCGACCAGTCAAGCTGGGCAAATTGGAGGCTGTTTCCTTTAATTCTCTGCGTTTTGGGGCTAGTCGATTAGAGAAAACGCCTCAGGATCCCGATCAAGTTTCAATGGCGGGACTGGAAATTCATTTTAATCCCCTAGACTATTTAGGTTATCGTCAGTTATCTCTAGAGGCGATCGCGGATTCACCCCAAATTTATCTGGAGCAGGGGAAAACGGGAGAATGGTTATTAACCCCTTGCGATCGCCTTAGACCTGATGTTCCTTTCCAGCTCAAGCGGTTACAACTGCAAAAAGCCAATATTATTTTGGTAGCACGGAATAAGCAGGGAAAACTCAAATCCCCTGTCCCGATTTCCCTAGAGCGAGCAGACATTGATCTTCGCCAATTTCAATCGCAACAAAAGGTTTATTTTAAGCTTCAGGGACAACTTGCCCAAACCGGACAGTTGGCGATCGCGGGTTTGTACCAACCAAAAGCACATGACTTAAACCTGTCGGTTAGAGGCTCGCAATTAACGGCGAAGGCAGTGAGTGACCTGTTGCCCTTACCCTTAGCTTTCACCCAGGGTTATTTAGATAGCAATCTAGATATTACCGTGCGGCAACAACGGCTCATAAAGGTACAGGGTCTGGCTAATTTACAGAATGTCAGCACCGAACTATCCCTCTTTCCCCAACCGATAACGGCGATTCGGGGGCCATTACGTTTTCAAGGCACAACGGTTTTCCTGGAGCAAGTGGTTGGGCAATTGGGTGAAGGCGGTAAAAATCAGGCCCGGTTGATTGCTCAGGCTCAGGGTTCTCTTGACCTAATAAAAGGCTATCATCTCACCCTAAATACTCAGCCTCTAGCCCTAGCCCAAATTCCGCAAGCGTTAAAACTGCCGGCTCCTTCTGTCACCCTAGAGGGAAAGATTACTGCTCAGTTGCAGGTGACAGGCCCTCTCTCCCAACCTCAAATTACGGCTCAAATTCAAAACAGCGATCGCCGACCACTTCAGATTGATCGCCTGGGCTTAGAAACTCTAACCGCGAACTTAAGCCTACAGGGTTCTAATGTCATCATTGATCACTTTCAAACCCAGCTATTAACAGGGGGAAAAATTCAAGGGCAAGGCCAACTTTTGGGCAAGCGACAACAAGGAAAAATAACCTTTTCTCGTTTTCAAGGAACCATTCAGGCAGAAAAACTCGCCATTCAAGCCCTAGCCCATCGTTATGGCAAGTCTCTGCCCAGGGAAATTCAGCAACTTTCGGGACAAGGACAAATTACGGCCCTCTGGCCCCAGGAAAAAGCCCATTTAAAAAGCGATCAAGACGCTCTCTTTCCCCATCTAAGTTTTACCCAAGCTAGAATGCAAATTCCCCTAGCCGGTGGTGAAATTCGGGGTGAAAATGTCAGCTATGACCAGGGCCATTGGCAAGGTCACTTAACACTTAATCGCTTACAGGTAGCCCAACTCCCCTTCTCTTTACCAACTTTCCTTGGGCAAGGCAGATTACAGGGAGATTTTCAGGTTAAAGGCTATCAAGATCAGCTAAAAACCCTGGAGGCGAAAGGAGAGGCCCGATTACTGGTCAGGGCGAGCGAAAATGCGGTTGCAACCGACGGTGTTAGTAAAAAAGTTGTTTACATTAACCAGATCTCTTTACAAGATCAACAATGGCAGGCCCAGTTACAGACCCAGGATTTGCCGATTCGTTCTTGGTTTCCCCAATTGTCTTTAAGCCAAGCGGGACGGTTAACAGCTCAACTAATTGTAGGGGGCCATCTAGGGTCTCAACCTTTACAGGATGATTTAATAGTCAGGGGTCAGGCTCAAATTCAATTTCCTCAGGGCCAGATCTTGGCCCAACATCTTAAGCTCGATCAAGGTCAATGGCAAGCTGCTTTACTGGCTGACCAAATTCCCCTACGCGCTCTACCGCTACCACAGTCTCAGGCTCTAGCCGGTATGGTCACAGGGCAGGTTCAAATAGGAGGAACGGTTAAAGATCCGATCGCGACTTTGGTGGGAAGGGGTGAAGGGAAGTTACTTTTTGCCCAGGGCCAAGTAAGAGCGAAACAGGTCAATTTTGATGCCCATCGTTTTGAGGCCACTCTAGTCTCCCAAGCTTTGGGACTGAATCAATTAAACCCTTCCCTGCGGGGGAATCTGGATGGTCAGGTTAAACTGCAAGGACAATTGCAGAGATTGCAGCCCCAATTAACCCAGGTAACTGGCAATCTAGATTTTAGTCAGGGTTTAGCCAACTTAACTCAGCCTTTAAGTACGGTCTTTGCCTGGCAGGGAGAACGGTTAGCCTTACAAAAAATTCAGACCAAAAACCTGTCGGTCCAGGGAAATATTCAGGTTGATCTCGCTGCCTTAAATTCTCCTCAAAACCTGACCCAGAGGGTTAAGCAAGTTAACTTAAGCCTAGTTGCCCAGGGACTTCCTTTGACTGCACTATTAGCGCAATCACCTTACCCCCTAGCCTATGGTGGCCAGGTCAATTTTACGGGGAGTCTGCGGGGGAATCTGGCCCAACCGCAACTTCTGGGAAAACTCGCTCTAGAAAATTTACAGCTAGGAGATCTCAGTTTTGATCGTCGTTTGACGGGCCAAATTGGCAAAAACCATCAGGGAACGCATCTACAACTACGGGGTGACAGCGATCGCCTCAGTCTGACCTTAGACAGTCAAAATCAACCCACCGCTTTGAGGTTGCAACGGCAGGGGATGACCATTCAAGGAGTGAGAGAACAAGAACAACTTTTTCTGATGGCTAAACAGGTTCCGCTCTCTCTTTTGCAATCTTTGGTCGGTTTAGGTCGTCCCTGGTTGGCAAGATCGGGACAGTCAGTATTCAACCAAAACCTGCCTGCTCTGGGGGGAAATCTATGGGGAGATCTAACCTTTAATTTTGCTCAACAATCAGCCCAGGGTAAGGTCAGAATTGAGCAGCCTCGTTTAGGCAACTATGGCGGCGATCGCTTGACAGGGAATTTTAGCTATGGACAGGGGATTTTTAGCTTAAATTCAGGACAATTGTATAGTCAAAATAGTCGGTATGGATTGCAAGGTCGTCTCAATCTGGCCCAAAACAGTGCTTTTCAAGGGGAAATTTCCCTCGATCAAGTCTCAATCCAGGATCTTTTGACCAGCTTACAAATTTTTCGTTTAGAGGATCTCAAACGCGGTCTGAATGCCCCGGTCTATGGACGAGCCAAGGATCTCTATGGGGTTGCGGTTACTAATCCCCAAGAGGCCTTAATTTCGGTGGGTAATCCCCAAGATAGAGCAAACGAACCTTTTAAAGAACTTGAGAATGTTAATAACCTTCTTCGTCATTGGCAAGAACGGCGATGCCAAAGGCACACTTCGTGCCCGCAACAATCTCGACTCCCCGATCTAGAAAGCTTACAGGGCAAGTTAGCGGGCAAGGTGGGAGTACAGGGAACTTGGGGAGGAGAGGTGGCTCTCAATTTTCAGGTCAATGGTCTGGATTGGCATTGGGGACAATTCCAGGTGGCCGAATGGGAATTACAGGGCGAATGGGATAGGGGCCAATTATCGCTTCATCCCCTGCGATTACAGTCGGGAAATAGTTTAATGACGCTCACGGGCAAGGTGGGGGGCTACGGCCAGGAAGGGGAATTGCAGTTAGAAAATGTGCCATTGCAGCCCTTTGCCAGCCTGATCGGCCTACCGGAGGCTGTGCGTTTAGGAGGAAAGCTCCAAGCAGCGATCGCGATCGGGGGGAGTCGATCTAATCCTAGGGCAATGGGGAAACTTCAGGTTGACAATGCCACCATTAACCAATCTCAATTACAGTCCACTACCGGCCTATTTTCCTATCAGCAGGGACGACTCGATTTTGCCATTGATACGGTACTCAACCAGAAAACCGATCCCCTTACCCTCAAAGGCTCCTTTCCCTACCTTTTGCCCTTTGCTTCCACTCGCTCAGACAGCGATCGCTTTACCGTTGGTTTGCGGATCAATAACGACAGTTTAAAAATTCTGGACTTGCTGACCAATGGAGAATTAGTTTGGCGGGGTGGCCAAGGAACGGTGCAATTAGATGCATTTGGTCGGCTCGATCCCCAAACCCAAATGGTGCAGGATCTACAGGTGGCAGGATTGGCGAATCTCAGTCAAGCAGCGATCGCGGCTAAAATCTTTCCCCAGGAACCCCTCACGGACATTAACGGCACGATTACCTTAGATCTCCATCGTTTAGACGTGAAAAACCTAACGGGAAAATTGAGTGGTGGCGATCTGGCTATTAGCGGTTTTCTCAACCTTCATCCCTCCTCTCCTCTCCCCCTCTCCCCCTCTCCTCCTCCTTCCACCCTCTCCCTTTCCCTTAACAATCTAGCGGTCAAATTTCCCGATCTCTATGAAGGTGGTCTGCAAGGGACAATACAAGTTGGTGGCGATATTCAACAGCTTCGCATCGGGGGGGATTTAGACCTTTTCAAGGGAACGGTGTTGATCGGCGGTCAGATTCCCCAACTCAGTCAGGGCCAGGGATGGGCCAACCAAACCCAATTTCAAAACTTTAAATTAACCCTAGGGGAGGATATCCGTATTCAACGCCCGCTTCTCCTCGACTTTTTAGCCAGTGGTGGTGTCACCCTGAATGGCAGTATTAGCAAGATGGAACCAGAGGGCATGATTAGTCTGAAAAGTGGCCAGGTTAACCTCTTTGCCAGTCAGTTAAGATTAGGGGGAGGAGAAGAGAATGCGGTTTATTTTCATCGCAAACTGGATCCCTATCTAAACTTACATTTAATCAGTGCTGCAACAGAAACGAGTCATCGCCTAGCGAGTAATGATGGACGTAATTCTACTAACTCGTTTTCACTCTCGACCGAGATAGATGAGCCTTTTACTGCCAATCGAGATAGTCTGCAAACCGTGCGTATTAATGCTAATATTCAAGGATATGCCAGTCAATTAGATCAGAGTATTCAATTAACCAGTACTCCTAGCCGCAGTCGAGGTGAAATTATTACCTTACTCGGAGGTAGTTTTATCAATGATTTAGGCCAGGGAGAGACTTCCTTGGGTTTAGCAAATTTTGCTAGTTCGGCAGTGTTAGGGACGGTGCAGGGTCGCATTGGGGAAGCTTTGGGTCTCAATCAATTTCGGATTTTTTCTACTCCCTTGATCAACGAAAAAGAACGGACTCAAGCCAATCAACTGGGTATTGCGGCAGAAGCGGGCATTGATTTAAACGATGATTTTGCTCTTTCCGTACAGAAGATTTTTAATGCCGATCGCCCACCTCAATGGGGAGCTTCTTACCGTGTTAACGAAAATCTGCGAGTGCGCGGTTCCAGTAATTTTTTGGATGATAGTCGGGGCGCGATCGAGTACAATCAGCGTTTCTAA